A segment of the Niveibacterium umoris genome:
TCCCCCCACGCTCGGAGCCACCCTTCCCGGGTTGGCTGTCGTTCGTGCGCGGCGAGAGGCTTTCCGGCAATTTCATCGGCGCCCCGTGCGCACTTGCTCTCGATTCGAGGGCTGTATCTGACCAGGAGGCTTCATGGCACTGACGATCGGCGTGGTGGCCGAGCGTGCTACCGGCGAACGGCGCGTTGCGCTTGTTCCAGAGGTGGCTAAACGTTTCAGGGCGCTCGGAGTCGAGCTCGTAATTCAACGTGGTGCAGCGGATGGTGCGAACATCGCCGAAGGCGAGTTCGCTGAAGTTCGCTGGGCCGACACGGTTGATGAAGTGCTCGCTGCCGACATGGTGTTGGCAATTCAGCCGTTGGACGACGAGTCAATCTCAAAACTCAAACCGGGCGCAGTGCTTGTCGCCGGGCTGCAGCCCTATCAAAGCGCGGATCGAGCAAAGCTGCTTGCCGAGCGGAAGATCACCTCATTCGCGATGGAGCTTCTGCCGCGCATCTCGCGTGCTCAGAGCATGGACATCCTGTCCTCGCAGGCGGCCTGCTCGGGCTACCAGTGCGTGCTGATCGCCGCGAGCCACTGCACGAAATTCTTCCCCATGATGACCTATGCGGCCGGAACGATCCGCCCGGCGAAAGTCCTGGTCATCGGAGCCGGGGTTGCCGGTCTGCAGGCCATTGCGACGGCGCGACGCATGGGGGCGATGGTCGAAGCCTACGACGTGCGTCCGGAAACCAAGGAGCAGATCGAATCCCTGGGGGCCAAGTTTGTCGACACTGGTGTGTCGGCTGCAGGTACCGGTGGCTACGCGCGCGAGCTGACCGAGGATGAGAAGCGTCAGCAGGCAGAGCGCCTCGGCAAGGCTGTCGCGCAATGCGACGCGCTCATCACCACCGCCGCGATTCCAGGCAAAAAGGCACCGCAGATCATTTCGGCCGAAATGGTTTCGAAGATGAAAGTTGGCGCAGTGGTGGTCGACATGGCGGCCGAATCGGGTGGCAACGTTGCTGGTACGGTCGCGGGTGAAACGCTGCGGGTTGGCCCGGCATTGATCGTCGGACCAGCCAATCTGCCCAGCCGCATGGCCTCGCACGCGTCTGAAATGTTCGCAAAGAACCTCTACAACTTCGTCGTGCCGATGATCAAGGATTCGGCGCTGGCGATCGACTGGAGCGACGAGGTAATCGCGGGTACCTGTCTCACGCACGATGGCGCGGTGCGCCACGACGGCGTGAAAAAGATTCTTGGACTTTGACGGAGCGCCGCAATGGAAGGCTTCTCGGCAATCTACATCTTCATGCTGGCCGCATTTACAGGCTACGAAGTCATCGCGCGCGTGCCGGTGATTCTGCATACCCCGCTGATGTCGGGGTCCAACTTTGTTCACGGCGTCGTGCTGGTGGGCGCGATGGTGGCGCTGGGCAACGCTGATCCGAACGATCCCTTGCAGTTGGCGATCGGATTTATCGCCGTTGTGCTTGGTGCGGCGAACGCTGCGGGCGGTTATGTCGTGACCGAACGGATGCTTGCCATGTTCAAGCGTGATGACCGTAAGGAGGCCGCCAAATGATGGCGACTTGGTTGATCAACATTTCGTACTTCGTCGTTGCGGTCCTGTTCATCCTTGGCCTCAAGGCGATGGCGTCGCCGGTTTCGGCGCGCAAGGGTATCGTCTGGGCCGGTGCCGGCATGGTGCTGGCTACGGTCGTGACCTTCCTGACGCCGGGCATGCAGAACATCCTGCTGATCGTCGTGGCCTTGGCGCTGGGTGGTGCACTGGCGTGGTGGTCGGGCAAGGTCGTCAAGATGACCGACATGCCGCAGATGGTCGCCATCTACAACGGCATGGGCGGCGGCGCGGCGGCGGCAATTGCCGCGCTGGAATTCGCGCGTGGTCATGTCACCGGACCGGTTGTAACGACGCTGGCTACCTTGGGCGCGCTGATCGGGGCCGTGTCTTTCTCTGGCTCGTGCGTCGCTTGGGCGAAGCTGCAGGGTGTGATGCAGAAGGCATTCCGCCTGCCGGCGCAAAACGCGGTGAACGTGGTGTTGGGACTGGTGACGATCGGCTTTGGCGTGGTGATCGTACTGGGTGGTCACCCGTCGCCGCTGCACATCATCGTGTTCTTCGGACTTGCATTGGCGCTGGGCGCGATCCTGACGCTGCCGATCGGCGGCGCCGACATGCCGGTCGTGATTTCGCTGTTCAACGCCTTCACCGGCCTTGCCGTAGGCTTTGAGGGCTACGTGCTCGGGAATCCGGCCCTGATCATCGCCGGTATCGTCGTGGGTGCGGCAGGTACGCTGCTGACCCAGTTGATGGCCAAGGCGATGAACCGCCCGCTCACCAACATCCTGTTCCAGCCGATCACCGGCGAAGCGCAGGCGGGTGGGGCAATCGCAGGCTCGATGAAGGAAGTGTCGGGTCTGGATGCGGCTGCGATGATGCGCTATGCGCAGAAGGTGATCGTCGTGCCGGGTTACGGTATGGCGGTCGCGGGGGCGCAGCACAAGGTCTGGGAAATGGCGCAACTGCTTGAGAAAGAGGGCGTCGAGGTGAAGTTTGCGATTCACCCTGTGGCCGGCCGTATGCCGGGCCACATGAACGTGCTGCTGGCTGAAGCCGGTGTGCCGTACGACAAGATCTTCGACCTCGAAGAGATCAACGCCGAGTTCCCGCTTGCCGACGTTGCGCTGGTGATCGGCGCGAACGACGTGGTGAACCCGGTGGCGCGCACCGACAAGTCGAGCCCGATCTACGGCATGCCGATTCTGGATGCCGACAAGGCGCAGAATGTCATCGTGATCAAGCGCGGCAAGGGGGCTGGCTACTCGGGTATCGAGAATGCGCTGTTCTACGAGGACAACTGCCGCATGCTCTACGGCAGCGCGCAGCAGGCCGTGGCGGACGTGATTGCCCATGTGAAGGAAATGGCCGGTTGATCTTCGCCGAGCCAAAGAAAAAGGCGCCGCAAGGCGCCTTTGCTTTTGGCGCTGTGTTTAGCGCCCGTTCCCGCCAAGCAAGAACGGTATCGGTCGACCGGCCTTGCGCGCGGCGCTGGGCGGACTGCTGGTCTTGCCGGGTACGACAGGCTTCGACTCAGTTTCAGCGTAGGGGCGGTTGAAATCGAATCCGTCGCTGGCCAGATTCGGCTTGCGCTCTAGCGTGTCTGGTGCGGCGTTGCGAGGGCGCTCGCGGTCGGGCGAGGTGTGGGCGCGACGATCGGCATTCTGGTTGCGCAGGATCCGCCGGGCTGAGTCGGACGTTGCGTCCTTGTCGAAGCCGGGAACGATTTCCTGCGTGATCTTCAGCTTGATCAGTTTCTCGATCGCACTAAGTCGCAGGTGTTCGTCCGGGGAGACCAGCGAAATCGCGTTGCCTTGCTTGCCCGCGCGGCCGGTACGGCCGATACGGTGGATGTAGTCCTCGGCGGTCGGCGGCAGCTCGTAGTTGATCACGCACGGCAGATCGTCGATATCCAGACCCCGCGCAGCCACATCGGTTGCAACCAGAACGCGGATCGCGCCGCTCTTGAAGCCTTCGAGCGCTTCGGTACGTTGCTGCTGGTTCTTGTCACCGTGAATGGCGTCAGCGGCGATGCCGTCCTTCTGCAACTGGCGCGCCAGGCGCGCGCAAGCGAGCTTTGTGCTGCAGAACACCAAGACCTGCGGAGCTGCGACATCTTCGAGCAGCAACCAGGTCAGCAGATCGCGCTTCACCGCGCCTGGAACCGGGTGCACGCGGTGCGTGATGGTTTCGCTGACCATGTTGCGGCGCGCCACTTCGATCAGTTGCGGGCTCTTGAGCATCGAGTCGGCGAGCTTCTTGATCTCGTCCGAGAAGGTCGCCGAAAACAGCAGGCTCTGACGTTGCGCGGGCAGCAGGCCGAGAATGCGGCGGATGTCGGGAATGAATCCCATGTCGAGCATCCGGTCGGCTTCGTCGAGCACGACAAATTCGACCTGGTTCAGCGCAATGCTGCGCTGCTCGACGTGATCGAGTAGCCGGCCCGGCGTTGCCACGACGATTTCCACGCCGCGCCGCAGTTCATCGAGTTGCGGCTTGATGTCGACGCCGCCGTAGATGCAAGCGGCGCGCAGCGGCAGGTACTTTGCATAGGTCTGCACCGATTCATGCACCTGCATCGCGAGTTCGCGGGTCGGCGCAAGAATGAGCGCGCGCACCGGATGGCGCGCTGGCGACGCGCTGGTATTGGCCCAGCGCGAAAGCTTGTGCAACAAAGGCAGCGTGAAGCCTGCTGTCTTGCCGGTGCCGGTCTGGGCGCCGCCCATCACGTCGCGGCCTTCGAGTACCACCGGGATGGCCTGGCGCTGGATGGGTGTAGGTTCGCTGTAGCCTGCCTCTTCAACGGCACGCAACAGTTCAGGGATCAGACCGAGTTCGGAAAACGACATAGCTACCCGTCGGGCGCGGCAAGATTCGTTCGAAAGTCAGCCGCGCGGATTTAAGAAGGCGTGAATTATAGGCCCTAGCGTCTCGTCAAGCCCGAACTATTTCTGTTTGTCAAGCCGATTCCAGCGAATGCGTTGCTGATGAGCCACGTTTTCTGGCGTTCCCGGTGGCGTCACGACGCGAGCGAGACTTCGATCAGGCCACGCAGGGCATTACTGACGTAGATCGCTTCGGCGTGCTTCAGATCTGTTTTGCGAAGGACCGACTCGACCGCCTTGCCTTCGTCCAGCAGCACCTGGCGCATCACGCCGGGGAGCAGGCCGCAAGCAACCGGCGGAGTCAGCAAGACGCCGGTGAGGCGAACGAACACGTTCGTGCGGGCGCCCTCGCAAAGCTCGCCAAGCTCGTTGAAGAACAGCGCGTCGAAATGGCCAGCCGATGTTGCCGCCCTGAGCGTGTCGTCGTACATCGCGCGCCGGGTCGTCTTGTGCGCGAGCAGGGGGTCGCGCGAGTCGAGTATCGCGCCGGCAATCGTGACAGTCGGGTGATCCGCCATCGGGTCGAGCACCGCGTGCGTAACGCCGATATCGCCGTTTGCCTTCAGCACGAGGCGTATGCGTCTGGGGACGGCGTCGCGGATTTCGCTGACGGCGCGGGTGAGCACGCCGACAATCTCCTCGCGCTGGAAGCGGAAGCCGAGCGTCCGGGCGCTGCGTTCAAGCCGCGCCAGGTGTCGGTCCAGCAGAGGGCAGTGACGCTCGACGCCCTCCCAGCGTAGCGTTTCGAAGAGTTCGAACTCTGGCGAGAGCGCGGTAACGAAGCGGGCCTTGGCCGTGCATTCAGACCATTCTGCGCGCGGGTTGGAGTCCGCCACGATGCCGCTGCCGATGCCCAGGCGGGTGTTCCGGTCGCGGTCGATTTCCAGCGTCCGGATCGGAACGTTGAGGGCGAAGTCGCCGCCTGGCGCGATCCAGCCCAGCGCCCCGCAGTAAATCCCGCGTGGCTCGCGTTCCAGTTCGCGTATGAGTTCCATGGCGCGGATCTTCGGAGCACCAGTCACCGAGCCGCAGGGGAAGAGCGCGCCGAGGATCTCTCCGATGTCCGCCCTGACCGGCTCGGCCGTGATCGTCGATGTCATCTGGTGCAGCGTGGCGTAGTTCTCGATCTCGAACAGGCGTTCGACCTGCACGCCGCCATTCGGCGTGATGCGTCCAAGATCGTTGCGGATCAAGTCGACGATCATCAGATTCTCGGCGCGATCCTTGACAGAACCGGCGAGCGCATCCGCATGCCCGAGCGGCGCGGTGCCCTTCATCGGTCGCGTTGTCAGCTTGGCGCCGCTGCGAGCGACGAACAGTTCCGGTGATCGCGAAAGCATTACGCCGCCGGGGTGCCGAACAAAGGCGCCGTAGCGTACCGCTTGCGCCTGCCGCAAGCGTGCGTAAAGCGCCAGCGGAGCGCCATAGCTGCGCGCCTTGAGCGGGAAGGTGAAATTGACCTGGTAACACTCCCCGTCGGCGATAAGGGCTCGAATCTGTTCCACCGTCGCGCAATACGCCGACTCCGTGAGCGCCCCAGCAAAGCCGGTGAGGCCTGCGACACGCTCGTCGCGCCGCAATTCATCGATGCCGGCCTGGATCAGCGTGTCGGCGAACGAACGTTCCAGCTCAATGCAGCGCTTCCAGCGCCATGCCGAGAGCAGGGGCCGGCCGGTGTCGGGCAGACGAGCAAGGAGTCGCGGTTCCAGCGCGTAACCCAGCTCGAAGTCGGCGGCCAGCGTAATCCAGTCGCCGGATGCGCTTGCAGCGTCAATCTCCGCCAAGGTGCTGCGCACAGACGCCGCGTCCCAGGCCTGCAGCGCGCTGATTGGTTCGAAGAACAGTCGCGCGACGCCATCAGGGTCGAGATTGTTCTCGAACAACGCGAGTGGCGCGTCGCCGGTCAGCAGCCGGGATAGCGATGCAATGTCAGGAGGTGTCGTGATGCTCACCTGTTTGAGGAGCCGAGCAATGCCTTGGTCGGCGCTGCGACTTGGTGTCGGCGACTCTACCGAGGGGAGCAGGGCGGTAACAACCTTACGGTCGGCATATCTCGTATCGCAGCTGCCGTTTGTTGCCAATTCCCCAAAGTCGTTGCGATTAACCGCAAGAATGGTCTATGGGCGTCGATGGGTTTGGCGCCGTGCGATGGTGTGCGGTGGCCATGGACCGCGCCGACGCATCACAATGCGAACGGGCGATCGGGGTGATACTTCGCGGACTGGAGGGGGCTCTTGGCGGACTTTGACCTGCTTGTCGTCGGCGGCGGAATCAATGGGGCGGGTATCGCGCGCGATGCTGCCGGCCGTGGCCTGTCGGTGATGCTGTGCGAGAGAGATGACCTCGCTTCGCACACCTCCAGCGCCAGCACCAAGCTGATTCACGGCGGGCTTCGGTATCTCGAGCACTACGAATTCCGCCTCGTCCGCAAGGCATTGCAGGAACGCGAGGTCCTGCTCAATGCTGCGCCGCACATCATCTGGCCGATGCGCTTTGTCATGCCGCACGACAGCGGGCAGCGGCCAGCGTGGATGATTCGCGCCGGGCTCTTCCTCTACGACCACCTGGCGCATCGGGAACGCCTTCCGGATTCGCACGCCATTGACCTGCGTCGTCACCCTGCCGGGGCGCCACTCAAACCCGAGATGCGGCGGGGGTTCGAGTACTCCGACGCCTGGGTGCTCGATTCACGCCTGGTCGTGCTCAATGCGATGGACGCGCAGGCGCGCGGTGCGCGCATTGCAACCCGGACTGCGGTCGTCGCTGCCAAGCGCCGCGCGCAGTCATGGGAGGTCGAGCTGGCCAGCGCTGATGGCAGCCGAGAGACGGTTTCCGCGCGATTGCTGGTGAATGCCGCCGGCCCGTGGGTCGGCCGACTGCTTGCAGAAGTCCTGAAGGTGGCGTCGGACAAGCGCGTGCGGCTGGTCAAGGGCAGTCACATCGTGGTGCGCAGGCGTTTCGAGCACAACTACGCGTACATCTTCCAGAACCCCGACAAGCGCATCATTTTCGCGATTCCCTTCGAACAGGCGTTCACGCTGATCGGCACCACCGACCTCGAATACCCCGGTGACGCCGCGCAGGCGGACATCAATGCGGACGAGATCGACTACCTGTGCAGCATGGCCAGTCGCTACTTCGTGGCGCCGGTCAAGCCGCAAGAGGTGGTCTGGCACTACTCCGGCGTGCGTCCGCTGCTCGAAGACGAGTCGAGCGACCCGTCCAGCGTCACCCGCGATTATTCGTTCGAATTCGATGAGTTCGGCGCGCCCTTGCTTTCGGTCTTCGGCGGCAAGCTCACCACCTACCGGAAGCTCGCCGAAGAGGCGCTCGAGTTCATCCTGCCGGCCTTGGGCCGTGCCAGCCCGGACTGGACAGCGCATGCCCCGCTGCCCGGCGGCGACATGCCAGACGGCAGCTTCGAGCGTTTCCGCGCCGATGTTCGACAGCGCTGGCCCTGGTTGCCCGAGTCACTCGCCGATCGACTGTCGCGACATTACGGTACCTGCATCGCCAGCCTGCTGGGCGCCGCAGGCAATATCGAGGATCTGGGCGACGAACTGATGCCGGGGCTCTTCGCGCTTGAGCTTGATTACCTGATGCGGGAAGAATTTGCGCTGTGTGCCGACGACGTGCTCTGGCGGCGAACCAAGCTCGGCCTCACCGCACGAGAGGGCGATGCGGCACGCCTGCAGGCGTGGATGGATGGCAGGCGCAGCAGAAAATCGTAACCGACACGGCACGCTGGCAATGCGGCTGAAAGTGGTGCGACTAACGGATTGAGGGGGACGAATGGCCTATCTGCTGGCGCTGGATCAAGGGACAACCAGCTCGCGCGCAATCGTGTTCGATCACGCTGGCGCACTTGTCGCCATGGCCCAGCAGGAGTTTGCGCAGATCTACCCACAGGCGGGCTGGGTCGAACACGATCCCGAGGCGATCTGGCAGACCCAACTGGAAACCGGGCGTCAGGCGCTCGCGAAGGCGGGGCTCTCAGCTGGCGACATCAGCGCGATCGGCATTACCAACCAGCGCGAAACGACCGTGGTGTGGGAGCGCAGCACCGGCCGGCCGATTCACAATGCGATCGTCTGGCAGGACAGGCGTACCGCGGATACCTGCGAGCAACTCAAGCAGGCGGGGCTGGAGTCCGAATTCAAAGCGCGCACCGGCCTGGTCCTCGATCCCTATTTCTCGGGCACCAAGCTCGCATGGTTGCTCGACGAGGTACCTGGCGCCCGATCGCGGGCAGAGCGCGGCGAGCTTGCGTTCGGAACGATCGACAGCTGGCTCATGTGGTGCCTGACCGACGGCGCGGTGCATGCCACCGATGTCAGCAATGCCTCGCGCACCCTGATGTTCAACATCCACACCCGTTCGTGGGACGACGAATTGCTCGCCCACCTGCGGGTGCCGCGTGGCCTGCTGCCCGAAGTGCGCCCCTCTGCGGCGGACTTCGGCGTCGCTACGTCGGACTGCTTTGGCGCACCGATCCGCATCTGTGGCGTCGCCGGCGATCAGCAGGCGGCGTTGTTCGGGCAAGGCTGTGTCGCGCCGGGCATGATCAAGAACACCTATGGCACGGGCTGTTTCATGCTGATGCATACCGGTGCGCGGCCGACCGCTTCGCGCAATGGTCTGCTCACCACCGCGGCCGCGCAGCCCGATGCACAGCCGGCGTTCGCGCTGGAGGGCAGCGTGTTCGTCGGCGGGGCGGTGGTGCAGTGGCTGCGCGACGGCCTGGGCATCATCCGCAGTGCCGGCGAAGTGGAGGCGCTTGCCCGCAGCGTGCCGGATTCGCAGGGTGTGGTGCTGGTGCCGGCCTTCGTCGGCTTGGGGTCGCCCTACTGGGATCCTTTCGCACGCGGCGGCATGTTCGGAATCACGCGTGGCACCTCTCGCGGCCACATTGCGCGGGCGGCGCTGGAATCGATTGCGTTCCAGTCGGCGGAACTGGTGGCAGCAATGGAAAGCGATGCTGGTCTTGCGATCGAGGCCTTGCGGGTGGATGGCGGCGCGACGGCGAACGACCTGCTGATGCAGATCCAGGCCGATCTGCTGGGTGTGCCGGTGCTACGCCCGAAGGTCACCGAGACGACCGCGCTGGGCGCGGCGTTGCTGGCGGGCCTGAACGCGGGCGTGTGGGATCACGCTTCAGCCACCGATGGCCAGACGCAGGTCGAGCGGGTGTTCGAGCCAGAGCTATCGCGTGACGAGGCGGCATCGCGGCTGTCGGCGTGGCGAGCGGCCGTGCGGCGAACCCGCGGCTGGCTGCAGGAAGCGGACGACGCGTGAACGCGCCGCAGGATCCATGTACTGATGCGCCGTTCTGCTGGCGGGCGACTGGCGATGGACGTGTTTTCATCGAGTGGGGTGGGCGTACGGTCACCGTGCTCGCTGGGGTCGGCGCCGCGCGTTTTCTCGCACGCGTCAAGATGGCCGATGAGCGGGCGGCCCAGTTGCTGATGGCCCGTGCGACCGGAAACTTCCGTCGCGGCAATGAGCGTCGATCATGACGCCGGAGCAATGGATGGTCACGATGGTCGCCGGGTTTGCCGCCGGCGTCCTCAATGCGGTGGCCGGCGGCGGCAGTTTCCTGACCCTGCCGGCCTTGGTGTTCGCAGGTCTTCCCCCGCTGTCCGCCAACGCCACGGGAACCGTCGCCTTGTTGCCGGGCTACATCGCAAGCGCGGCCGGCTTCCGTCGCGAACTTGCCAGCATTGCGCCACGCGGATTGATGGCGACACTGCTGCTCAGCCTCTGCGGCGGTGCGGCTGGCGCCGGCTTGCTGCTTTTCTCGGGCGATCACGCCTTTCGCAGCATCGTCCCGTATTTGTTGCTGCTCGCGACTGTCCTGTTCGCCGCCTCGCCCTGGCTGCTCGCGCAGCGCATGGGGCGAGAGGCAGGGCCCCTCGTGGGCGCGGTGGCGCTCGCAATGGTGGCGATCTACGGCGGCTATTTCAATGGCGGGCTGGGAATCCTGTTGCTGGCGATGTACGGCCTGTTGGGTGAAAAGAGCCTGAATCGCGCCAACGCGCTGAAGAATCTCGTCTCTTCGGTGCTCACCTGTATCGCGGTGGGCGTTTACGCCGTCGGCGGTGTGGTCGATTGGCACAAGGCAGTGCCGATGATGGGGTCCACGATCGTCGGAGGTTACGTCGGGGCGCGTTTTGGCCAGCGCCTGTCGCCGCAGGTGCTACGCGCTTTGATTGTGTTGACGGGGCTGGGTATGTCCCTGATTTTCTTTCGCAAAGTCTGACTGACAGCCGGGGTTTCGCTGACTACATTGATACGAAACCCGCGGAGGATTTCAGCCATGAGCAGAACCTTGATACTTGCATTGATGGCTACCGCCCTTGCTTCGGCGCCGGCGAAGGCGTGTCAGGATGGGGCCGAAGCAAAACAAGGCGCTGCGGCAGGCAAATCCGCAGGGGGAAATCCTTCCAACAAGGGGAGCGACAAGAAGTCGGACGCGAAGAAGGTCTGAACGCCACAGCCCACGCGCGGCCCCGGCATCCGCAGCGCGTGCTGGCGACAATCGAACGGGACATCGCAAAACGATGTCCCGCACGACACGCCCGGGCTGCGTACCGCCGCCTGTTACAAGGTCTTTAGCAGTTCCTCGCGCTTCTTCTCGTATTCGGCGTCGGTGATGAGGCCTTTTTCGTGGAGGCGCTTGAGCAGTTCAAAGCGTTCTTCCTGCTGCCGGATACCTGCGCTTGGTGCCGCGGTCGCTGGTTTGGGACTGGCGGACGTCGCGGGCGTGGCCGCAGGCGTTGCGGCTGGCCGATCCTGAGTCGCGACCGGCACACGCACCCAATCGCTGCGGACCGAGACGGCGTCGCTTCCGGCGGCGGGAAGCAGAACGACGCCTTTCGCGGCGACGCCGCGCTGCGCGAAATCGAAGCTGACGGTCAGCTGTCCGCCGTGCGCGGTCTGCACTTCGTGCATCACATCGCGCCCGGTTTCGCCGACCACAACGTTGAGGGCGCCTCCGGAAATGAACGCACGCCCGGCGGTCGTGAGCTTGCGCGTGTAGCCACGTTCGGTCTTCGGGCCGGTACTGACGAAGAGCACGTCCTGCGTCGGCGTTGCGACGGCCAGCGCGGCGCTCAGTGCCATGCGGACGCGTCTGATCTCTTCTGGCGAGAGCAGTGGAAGCGTCTCGCCGCGCGGTGAACGGTAGGTGAGCTTGGCGAGCGCCGTGGCTACATCGTCTTCGCTCAGATCAAGCGGGTGCTGGTTGAGGGCGTCCTCAGGCGGTCCCCCGCGTGCGGTCAGTTCGACGCGATCGAGCTGATTCCAGTACAACGCGCCGCCCGGCGACGCGCGCCAGCTCTTGACCTTTTCAGGCGTCAGATCGAACAGTCCGGAAAGCGCGTCGTTCGGTGCCGCGAAGGCCGTCATGCCGAACATCAGTCCGGCGACGCACATCAAGATTCGGATTTGTGAAGACATGCCTCTTATCCTTTGAGGAGTGGGGACGAAGGCTCTGGCCCGGAAGGGCTGTGTGCATGCAGCAGTCGCCTGCGTATCAGAACACGCCAGCCATCGAAAAGCCAAAAGGCGGGTGCGGCCAAAGGCCGTCCCCGCCGACATTCGCAAGGCAGGTCCGCTGTCAGCCGATCAGGCTGCAGCGCGCCTGCAAGCGGATCACCACCAGGCTTCGGCCTGAACGCCGATGGTGCTGCCCTTGGTCTGAGTCGGGTCGCGACCGACGCTCTGGGCTTCCGAACTCCAGCGGTACGGGTTGGTCACGCTGTCGCTCCAGGAGGTGTAGTTCCAGTACAGGCGGAAGGTCGGACGCGACCACGGGTCGTTGCCCGCGCTCATTGCCAGCGTCGGTGTGATCTTCCACATCGACTGGGACTTGCCCTGATCCGGGTCGACACGGTTGTAGCCCGCTTCCAGCAGCCAGCGGAACGGTCCCGACAACTGGCCGTCGAGGCGCGCGCCCAGCGCGTATTCGGTGCTGTCGCCGCTGTTGTTCTTCCCTGCGTTCTTGCGGTAGCGGAAGATCGCGTCCCAACCCATCTTCGCGCTCGCGACGAAGCCCGACTGTTGCACCGTCAGGTCGAACACATCCTTGTCGTCCTGGTAGCTGGTGTAGCCGAGGCCGATCAGGTTCGAGCCCCCAAGCACGCCATTAAGGGTGTGGTAGGCAGCGAAGTGGGTGGTCGACTTCGCGTCTGGCGCAGTGGTGGCCGGGCTGGTCGACTTGTCGTCGCGGTTCGAATCCTTGCGGTAGTGGGTGTAGAACGCCAGCGCACCTTCCGGCATCGTGTTGATACCGACAAAGCGGGCGGAAAGCGTGTTACCCGAGAGGGTCGCGAACTTGTCGCCCGACGGATTGCCGTAGATGTCGCCGTTCCAGGCAACCGAGAACTTGCCGACGCCGAAGTCCATGTCTTCAATGCCGACGCCGTCGCCATCGAGGTTTTCCAGGAACTCGTCGTTGATGCCGGTCTGCAGGCGCTGGTAGTAGCGCTTGCCGCCCCAGAGGCGTCCGTTGGCCAGTTGCGGCAGGTTCTCACCGAAGAGGTAGATCTGGCCGAACTCGGTCTTGAGCGTGCTGCTTCCGCCCGGCTCACCCCAGCGCTGATAAGTCTTCGGCATCACCGTCACGCCCCACGCCGACTTGTCGGAAGGCGAGGCGATGCGTCCGGTGAAGGTGGGCTCGATCACCGTGTCGCACTCGTTGCCGAGACGGAACGGGTTGATCGACCCGAGGCCGTAGCAGGCGCCCTTGCCCCCTTCGGCATTGATGCCCATGCCGGCGCGGAAATAGCCGTGAAACTCCAGCGGATCGGCGGCGGATGCGTGCTGGCATACACCGCACAGGGCGAGGGCCAGGATGCTGCAACGTACAGTCTGTTTCATTACGTACTCCTCCTGAGGTTGGGCGCTTTGATAGACGCCTTGTTCGTACTGCTGGTGGGCGTACAAGCCCGTTGAAAAAATCGAGACAACACTTCCCCTGCGGCATGCCAAAGGCATGGTCGCTATGCGGTTCCGGCAATTTCAGGGCGCAAGAAGGGTGGGGTGGCCCGAAGGCCACCCCCAAAACGCCACAG
Coding sequences within it:
- a CDS encoding NAD(P) transhydrogenase subunit alpha → MALTIGVVAERATGERRVALVPEVAKRFRALGVELVIQRGAADGANIAEGEFAEVRWADTVDEVLAADMVLAIQPLDDESISKLKPGAVLVAGLQPYQSADRAKLLAERKITSFAMELLPRISRAQSMDILSSQAACSGYQCVLIAASHCTKFFPMMTYAAGTIRPAKVLVIGAGVAGLQAIATARRMGAMVEAYDVRPETKEQIESLGAKFVDTGVSAAGTGGYARELTEDEKRQQAERLGKAVAQCDALITTAAIPGKKAPQIISAEMVSKMKVGAVVVDMAAESGGNVAGTVAGETLRVGPALIVGPANLPSRMASHASEMFAKNLYNFVVPMIKDSALAIDWSDEVIAGTCLTHDGAVRHDGVKKILGL
- a CDS encoding NAD(P)(+) transhydrogenase (Re/Si-specific) subunit beta, yielding MMATWLINISYFVVAVLFILGLKAMASPVSARKGIVWAGAGMVLATVVTFLTPGMQNILLIVVALALGGALAWWSGKVVKMTDMPQMVAIYNGMGGGAAAAIAALEFARGHVTGPVVTTLATLGALIGAVSFSGSCVAWAKLQGVMQKAFRLPAQNAVNVVLGLVTIGFGVVIVLGGHPSPLHIIVFFGLALALGAILTLPIGGADMPVVISLFNAFTGLAVGFEGYVLGNPALIIAGIVVGAAGTLLTQLMAKAMNRPLTNILFQPITGEAQAGGAIAGSMKEVSGLDAAAMMRYAQKVIVVPGYGMAVAGAQHKVWEMAQLLEKEGVEVKFAIHPVAGRMPGHMNVLLAEAGVPYDKIFDLEEINAEFPLADVALVIGANDVVNPVARTDKSSPIYGMPILDADKAQNVIVIKRGKGAGYSGIENALFYEDNCRMLYGSAQQAVADVIAHVKEMAG
- a CDS encoding DEAD/DEAH box helicase yields the protein MSFSELGLIPELLRAVEEAGYSEPTPIQRQAIPVVLEGRDVMGGAQTGTGKTAGFTLPLLHKLSRWANTSASPARHPVRALILAPTRELAMQVHESVQTYAKYLPLRAACIYGGVDIKPQLDELRRGVEIVVATPGRLLDHVEQRSIALNQVEFVVLDEADRMLDMGFIPDIRRILGLLPAQRQSLLFSATFSDEIKKLADSMLKSPQLIEVARRNMVSETITHRVHPVPGAVKRDLLTWLLLEDVAAPQVLVFCSTKLACARLARQLQKDGIAADAIHGDKNQQQRTEALEGFKSGAIRVLVATDVAARGLDIDDLPCVINYELPPTAEDYIHRIGRTGRAGKQGNAISLVSPDEHLRLSAIEKLIKLKITQEIVPGFDKDATSDSARRILRNQNADRRAHTSPDRERPRNAAPDTLERKPNLASDGFDFNRPYAETESKPVVPGKTSSPPSAARKAGRPIPFLLGGNGR
- a CDS encoding NAD(P) transhydrogenase subunit alpha; protein product: MEGFSAIYIFMLAAFTGYEVIARVPVILHTPLMSGSNFVHGVVLVGAMVALGNADPNDPLQLAIGFIAVVLGAANAAGGYVVTERMLAMFKRDDRKEAAK
- the pabB gene encoding aminodeoxychorismate synthase component I; amino-acid sequence: MSITTPPDIASLSRLLTGDAPLALFENNLDPDGVARLFFEPISALQAWDAASVRSTLAEIDAASASGDWITLAADFELGYALEPRLLARLPDTGRPLLSAWRWKRCIELERSFADTLIQAGIDELRRDERVAGLTGFAGALTESAYCATVEQIRALIADGECYQVNFTFPLKARSYGAPLALYARLRQAQAVRYGAFVRHPGGVMLSRSPELFVARSGAKLTTRPMKGTAPLGHADALAGSVKDRAENLMIVDLIRNDLGRITPNGGVQVERLFEIENYATLHQMTSTITAEPVRADIGEILGALFPCGSVTGAPKIRAMELIRELEREPRGIYCGALGWIAPGGDFALNVPIRTLEIDRDRNTRLGIGSGIVADSNPRAEWSECTAKARFVTALSPEFELFETLRWEGVERHCPLLDRHLARLERSARTLGFRFQREEIVGVLTRAVSEIRDAVPRRIRLVLKANGDIGVTHAVLDPMADHPTVTIAGAILDSRDPLLAHKTTRRAMYDDTLRAATSAGHFDALFFNELGELCEGARTNVFVRLTGVLLTPPVACGLLPGVMRQVLLDEGKAVESVLRKTDLKHAEAIYVSNALRGLIEVSLAS